Part of the Leptospira ellinghausenii genome, GAAACTCTGGAACGAGCTGATAAAGCCGAGGTGACTCGAAAACCTTCTGGATTCGGCCAAGGCATTTTATAAAACAAAATCGAAAATAGATTCCCCCGCAAAATAAAAACTGTTTTGCGGGTTTTAATTCTTTCTACCAAGTGAAAAACCGAATCACTTCGGTTTGAAATCTACATTATCCCAATAATCCTTTCCATAATCAAAAAAGATCTCTTCGCCTTCTTTGATGGTTTTTAAGACCTTAAACCTAGCAGTTTTCCAACGAACAGAGGTAATGAGTTCAGCATTGGGTTTGGAAGAGTGATTGATATAACGAGTGTAATTTGACTCTCGTCCTTCCCCGTAAATCCACCAATCCTTACAGATCCAAAGTAGGTATTTTGAATCTACATATTTATTCGATTCCGCTTGTTCATCGGTAATGATTTTACCCATGTAATAACCAACGGTATCACCTTTGTATAATGTTTGTTTGGTGAAAAGTCCCATACCAATATTGGGAACTGAAGACGGTTTTACGATAAAATCCTTTTCGGTGTACACAACCGGTTTTCTCTTTTTGGCCTTCTTAACAGATTTCTTTTTCTTCATTTTCATCCTATATGACATAAGAGGAAAACAATTCTCGCTTGTAAAGTCATTGGTATTTAAGATTCACTATGTCCGACTCCGAACTTAAAGAGTAAGAGGGGGGCCTATGAAACGGGAACCACAAAAACAAACGGAAGACAAAACCAATGTTGTGAATTTGGCTATTTACCGAGCCAAAAAGGCACTGGAACGAGATGGTTTTGAAGTCGTGGAAA contains:
- a CDS encoding SET domain-containing protein, with the protein product MKMKKKKSVKKAKKRKPVVYTEKDFIVKPSSVPNIGMGLFTKQTLYKGDTVGYYMGKIITDEQAESNKYVDSKYLLWICKDWWIYGEGRESNYTRYINHSSKPNAELITSVRWKTARFKVLKTIKEGEEIFFDYGKDYWDNVDFKPK